A genomic region of Scyliorhinus canicula chromosome 4, sScyCan1.1, whole genome shotgun sequence contains the following coding sequences:
- the LOC119964282 gene encoding proline-rich protein 36-like: MGESHVGPLSPSSLSCLSVTSWPLWILTLSARPDSIPLDALTLSAQPDSIPLSARPDSISLDALTLSARPDSIPLSARPDSIPLDALTLSARPDSIPFDARPDSIPLDALTLSARPDSIPLSARPDSIPLDALTLSARPDSIPLDARTLSARPDSIPLDALTLSARPDSIPLDALTLSARPDSIPLDALTLSARPDSIPLSAQPDSIPLDALTLSARPDSIPLDALTLSARPDSIPFDALTLSARPDSIPLDARTLSARPDSIPLDALTLSAQPDSIPLDALTLSARPDSIPLDALTLSARPDSIPLDALTLSARPDSIPLDALTLSARPDSIPLDALTLSARPDSIPLSARPDSIPLDAQTLSARPHSIPLDALTLSARPDSIPLSARPDSIPLDARTLSARPHSIPLDARTLSARPDSIPLDALTLSARPDSIPLDARTLSARPDSIPLDALTLSARPDSIPLDARTLSARPDSIPLSAQADSIPLSARPDSIPLDARTLSARPDSIPLSAQADSIPLDARTQKKTIDLSFENSI, from the exons ATGGGAGAAAGCCATGTTGG ACCATTGAGCCCGTCAAGCCTCTCCTGCCTTTCAGTTACATCATGGCCGCTCTGGATCCTAACCCTCTCTGCCCGACCTGATTCCATTCCCCTCGATGCTCTAACCCTCTCTGCCCAGCCTGATTCCATTCCCCTTTCTGCCCGGCCCGATTCCATTTCCCTCGATGCTCTAACCCTCTCTGCCCGGCCTGATTCCATTC CCCTCTCTGCCCGGCCCGATTCCATTCCCCTCGATGCTCTAACCCTCTCTGCCCGACCTGATTCCATTCCCTTCGATGCCCGACCTGATTCCATTCCCCTCGATGCTCTAACCCTCTCTGCCCGGCCTGATTCCATTCCCCTCTCTGCCCGACCTGATTCCATTCCCCTCGATGCTCTAACCCTCTCTGCCCGACCTGATTCCATTCCCCTCGATGCTCGAACCCTCTCTGCCCGGCCTGATTCCATTCCCCTCGATGCTCTAACCCTCTCTGCCCGACCTGATTCCATTCCCCTCGATGCTCTAACCCTCTCTGCCCGACCTGATTCCATTCCCCTCGATGCTCTAACCCTCTCTGCCCGACCTGATTCCATTCCCCTCTCTGCCCAGCCTGATTCCATTCCCCTCGATGCTCTAACCCTCTCTGCCCGGCCTGATTCCATTCCCCTCGATGCTCTAACCCTCTCTGCCCGACCTGATTCCATTCCCTTCGATGCTCTAACCCTGTCTGCCCGACCTGATTCCATTCCCCTCGATGCTCGAACCCTCTCTGCCCGGCCTGATTCCATTCCCCTCGATGCTCTAACCCTCTCTGCCCAGCCTGATTCCATTCCCCTCGATGCTCTAACCCTCTCTGCCCGACCTGATTCCATTCCCCTCGATGCTCTAACCCTCTCTGCCCGGCCTGATTCCATTCCCCTCGATGCTCTAACCCTCTCTGCCCGACCTGATTCCATTCCCCTCGATGCTCTAACCCTCTCTGCCCGGCCTGATTCCATTCCCCTCGATGCTCTAACCCTCTCTGCCCGGCCCGATTCAATTCCCCTCTCTGCCCGGCCCGATTCCATTCCCCTCGATGCTCAAACCCTTTCTGCCCGACCCCATTCCATTCCCCTCGATGCTCTAACCCTCTCTGCCCGGCCCGATTCCATTCCCCTCTCTGCCCGGCCCGATTCCATTCCCCTCGATGCTCGAACCCTTTCTGCCCGACCCCATTCCATTCCCCTCGATGCTCGAACCCTCTCTGCCCGACCTGATTCCATTCCCCTCGATGCTCTAACCCTTTCTGCCCGGCCCGATTCCATTCCCCTCGATGCTCGAACCCTCTCTGCCCGACCTGATTCCATTCCCCTCGATGCTCTAACCCTCTCTGCCCGACCTGATTCCATTCCCCTCGATGCTCGAACCCTCTCTGCCCGGCCTGATTCCATTCCCCTCTCTGCCCAGGCTGATTCCATTCCCCTCTCTGCCCGACCTGATTCCATTCCCCTCGATGCTCGAACCCTCTCTGCCCG GCCCGATTCCATTCCCCTCTCTGCCCAGGCTGATTCCATTCCCCTCGATGCTcgaacccaaaagaaaactattGATCTCAGTTTTGAAAACTCCATATGA